Proteins found in one Haloferax litoreum genomic segment:
- a CDS encoding cystathionine gamma-synthase encodes MSEDERRIETRAIHAGQEPDEETGALMTPIYANSTYAQDGPGDHRGYEYSRTGNPTRTDLESNLAALEGGSYGRAFSSGMGAINTVLNLLEAGDHVVAGNDVYGGTHRIFTQVYEKYDLEFDFVETTDHDAVRDAVRDETALVWVETPTNPLMRVNDIDALADIAHEVDALCAVDNTFATPYLQRPLEYGADIVSHSLTKYLGGHSDIVGGALVTDDEELDEEIGFYQNSVGATPSPFDCFLVLRGTKTLPVRMDRHCDNARELAAWLDDHEAVETVHYPGLDSHPQHELASEQMDDFGGMLSFELDGTLEQASTVVEETEVFTLAESLGGVESLIEQPAAMTHAAIPREERLEAGLTDGLIRVSVGIEHIGDMKTDLQQAFSAAF; translated from the coding sequence ATGTCTGAAGACGAGCGACGCATCGAGACGCGCGCAATCCACGCCGGCCAAGAACCCGACGAGGAGACGGGCGCGCTCATGACGCCTATCTACGCGAACTCGACGTACGCGCAGGACGGACCCGGCGACCACCGCGGGTACGAATACTCCCGAACGGGCAATCCGACACGGACCGACCTCGAATCGAACCTCGCGGCGCTCGAAGGCGGGTCGTACGGTCGCGCGTTCTCCTCCGGGATGGGCGCTATCAACACCGTTCTCAACCTCCTCGAAGCGGGCGACCACGTCGTCGCCGGCAACGACGTCTACGGCGGCACGCACCGCATCTTCACGCAGGTCTACGAGAAATACGACCTCGAATTCGACTTCGTCGAGACGACGGACCACGACGCCGTCCGCGACGCCGTCCGCGACGAGACGGCGCTCGTGTGGGTCGAGACGCCGACGAACCCCCTCATGCGCGTCAACGACATCGACGCTCTCGCGGACATCGCACACGAGGTGGACGCGCTCTGTGCCGTCGACAACACCTTTGCCACGCCGTACCTCCAGCGCCCGCTCGAATACGGCGCGGACATCGTCTCACACTCGCTGACGAAGTACCTCGGCGGCCACTCCGACATCGTCGGCGGCGCACTCGTCACCGACGACGAGGAACTCGACGAAGAGATAGGATTCTACCAGAACTCCGTCGGCGCGACACCGTCACCGTTCGACTGCTTCCTCGTCCTCCGTGGAACGAAGACGCTCCCCGTCCGGATGGACCGCCACTGCGACAACGCCCGCGAACTCGCGGCTTGGCTAGACGACCACGAGGCCGTCGAGACTGTCCACTACCCCGGCCTCGACTCCCACCCACAGCACGAACTCGCGTCCGAGCAGATGGACGACTTCGGCGGCATGCTCTCGTTCGAACTCGACGGCACGCTCGAACAGGCGTCGACCGTCGTCGAGGAGACGGAGGTGTTCACGCTCGCCGAGAGTCTCGGTGGCGTCGAGAGTCTCATCGAACAGCCTGCGGCGATGACGCACGCCGCCATTCCGCGAGAAGAGCGTCTCGAAGCGGGACTCACTGACGGACTCATTCGCGTCTCGGTCGGCATCGAGCACATCGGCGACATGAAAACCGACCTCCAGCAGGCGTT